From Kineosporia succinea, the proteins below share one genomic window:
- a CDS encoding alpha/beta fold hydrolase, with amino-acid sequence MPSARSNGLDLYYETFGSDHDPALLLVMGMGEQLLGWPEEFCRRLADRGFHVIRFDHRDVGASTWLDDLGDVDVKALFTGDTSTVRYTFTDLVADTVGLITALGLSRVHLAGVSMGAGIAQQIAIDHPPLVASLASVSGTTSDPAVRESTISDPSVLLPSPGADRDAAIEAEVVLYRAIGSSAVSDEELLRRAIAKVDRAHHPAGVLRHLAANATATDRTEGLRAVWVPTVVIHGGDDPLLGLRGARATAEATGADLVVVPGMAHDLPEHAWNPIIDAIARNAAAKTAS; translated from the coding sequence ATGCCCTCGGCGCGTTCCAACGGTCTCGATCTGTACTACGAGACCTTCGGCTCCGACCACGACCCGGCCCTGCTCCTCGTCATGGGCATGGGAGAACAGCTGCTGGGCTGGCCCGAGGAGTTCTGCCGGCGGCTCGCCGACCGCGGCTTCCACGTCATCCGTTTCGACCACCGCGACGTGGGCGCCTCCACCTGGCTCGACGATCTCGGCGACGTCGACGTGAAAGCGCTGTTCACGGGCGACACCTCGACCGTCCGGTACACCTTCACCGACCTGGTGGCCGACACCGTCGGCCTGATCACCGCCCTCGGCCTGTCCCGGGTGCACCTGGCCGGCGTCTCGATGGGCGCCGGCATCGCCCAGCAGATCGCGATCGACCACCCGCCCCTGGTGGCCAGTCTCGCGTCCGTCTCCGGAACCACCAGCGATCCGGCCGTGCGCGAGAGCACGATCAGCGACCCGTCCGTCCTGCTGCCCTCACCCGGCGCCGACCGCGACGCGGCCATCGAGGCCGAGGTCGTGCTCTACCGCGCGATCGGCTCGTCCGCCGTCAGTGACGAGGAACTGCTGCGCCGGGCAATCGCCAAGGTCGATCGGGCACACCACCCGGCCGGGGTCCTGCGTCACCTCGCGGCCAACGCCACCGCCACGGACCGTACGGAAGGGCTACGCGCCGTGTGGGTTCCGACGGTCGTCATCCACGGCGGCGACGACCCGCTGCTGGGCCTGCGCGGCGCCCGGGCGACGGCCGAGGCCACCGGCGCCGACCTGGTCGTGGTCCCGGGCATGGCCCACGACCTGCCCGAGCACGCCTGGAACCCGATCATCGACGCCATCGCCCGCAACGCCGCTGCGAAGAC
- a CDS encoding aldo/keto reductase, with protein sequence MHYQTFGRLTGLRVSEYALGTANVGTSDGSTGLEGARQIVDAFAAAGGTTIDTSNIYRGGESETVLGEVLAGRRDDFVLITKYTGTREATPRPGTTGNSRKVMIRSLEQSLRRLRTDYVDVYMPHFPDGVTPAEEILAGFDDLVRAGKIRHGGLSNFPAWRVAGTALRADLRGLAPVVGIQTEYSLAERSGEREMLPMAEAHGLGVVTYSPLAGGLLTGKYRRGEQGRLSARGDALEGTARRTAVVDAVLEIADELGTSATLVSLAWLRRRAALSPTAVIPIVGPKTVAQLDAYLQSLDLDLGDEHYRRLDEVSAVPLGTPHEDVSGALQHGADGDRSRLRAPVVPVI encoded by the coding sequence ATGCACTACCAGACCTTCGGCCGGCTGACCGGCCTGCGCGTCTCGGAATACGCCCTCGGCACCGCGAACGTCGGAACCTCCGACGGCAGTACCGGTCTCGAGGGCGCCCGGCAGATCGTCGACGCGTTCGCGGCCGCCGGCGGCACGACGATCGACACGTCCAACATCTACCGCGGCGGGGAGTCCGAGACCGTTCTCGGGGAGGTGCTGGCCGGGCGTCGCGACGACTTCGTGCTGATCACCAAGTACACCGGCACCCGCGAGGCGACACCCCGTCCGGGCACGACCGGCAACAGCCGCAAGGTCATGATCCGGTCGCTGGAGCAGAGCCTGCGGCGGCTGAGGACCGACTACGTGGACGTCTACATGCCGCATTTCCCCGACGGCGTCACCCCGGCCGAGGAGATCCTGGCCGGGTTCGACGATCTCGTCCGCGCGGGCAAGATCCGGCACGGTGGGCTGTCCAATTTCCCGGCCTGGAGGGTGGCCGGCACCGCGCTGCGGGCCGATCTGCGCGGTCTGGCCCCCGTGGTCGGCATCCAGACCGAGTACAGCCTGGCCGAGCGCTCCGGCGAGCGCGAGATGCTGCCGATGGCCGAGGCCCACGGGCTGGGGGTGGTGACGTACTCGCCGCTGGCCGGCGGGCTGCTCACCGGCAAGTACCGCCGGGGTGAGCAGGGCCGGCTGAGCGCACGGGGTGACGCCCTCGAGGGCACGGCCCGGCGCACCGCCGTCGTCGACGCGGTGCTGGAGATCGCCGACGAGCTGGGCACCAGCGCCACGCTGGTCTCGCTGGCCTGGCTGCGCCGCCGCGCGGCGCTGTCCCCCACCGCCGTCATCCCGATCGTCGGCCCGAAGACCGTCGCCCAGCTGGACGCGTACCTGCAGTCGCTGGACCTCGACCTGGGCGACGAGCACTACCGGCGACTGGACGAGGTCAGTGCCGTGCCTCTCGGCACCCCGCACGAGGACGTGTCGGGCGCGCTGCAGCACGGCGCCGACGGTGACCGCTCGCGGCTGCGTGCCCCCGTCGTCCCGGTCATCTGA
- a CDS encoding diguanylate cyclase domain-containing protein: MTGELRARGLAGAPAALLRAAALAVGCVAASFGLAQIALRLLRDPALHTSVWWPLAGVGVAVLARIRPGAWPLALAALAAGQIPTYLTTYYPFPSALGGTLANCVEALVVVTLARREPGGIVLDSPGKAARFAACAAAGVALGASVFTAGHLPDLTGAQAWVLWNGYVRTHALGLLLVSPLFLVSAGRLSLLTDLRRRATNLEWLAQFTVTGLVTAGVFMSDQTLVPGFVCALPLVWGGLRLGPLRAMGSLLLMALLTTVGTLDGTGPVVQTPPAAQTLAVQILLAVATLCTLFIVLSAQQKEALLDLASNREADLAEAERIGGVGSVVWDLRTGGMRWSEGVYQQLGRDRADQPPDMDAFIAAVHPDDQAGVVASASDVLTTGQAPGIEFRLLRPDGVTRSIVTRNKTEYGPDGSAAYLRAMLLDVTAMREAEVARQRAHDKLTGVLEAVEDVAIIGSDPPANLISFFSRGAERMLGWRAQDVVGRESPLIYHSRADIERAGHDALRVLGDELLAVGRSKRRSVCRRRDGSEFVAQLSLTVIPDPAGQPATFVAVVVDLTEVLRAEAELQESEDRFRLAFEGAPLSMAIVAMDEDLDALGRIVRANPALCRFVGMEHDDLVGRRLADLMTPVHAGIATDDLRQLLSSGGDTTSNEHAFHRAGGGESWGLLSTSVVRPADGRAPYLITMIEDVTAQMQLTERLRHEAQHDPLTGLPNRQMLHGCLAEALADEDVSRGPVAVLYVDLDGFKGVNDGMGHSAGDELLVQVARRISACVRVSDVVARLGGDEFAVLLPRLGDLPAARGIAERIVQSLAEPFTLEGATCRIGASVGIALSGPPGSPGAAQDAAPDLLDAADEAMYDAKREGKGQVRVSGR; encoded by the coding sequence GTGACGGGCGAGTTGCGGGCGCGAGGTCTCGCCGGCGCACCGGCCGCTCTGCTGCGGGCGGCCGCGCTGGCCGTCGGATGTGTCGCGGCCTCTTTCGGGCTCGCCCAGATCGCCCTGCGTCTCCTGCGGGACCCGGCGCTGCACACCTCGGTCTGGTGGCCTCTGGCCGGAGTCGGGGTCGCGGTCCTGGCCCGGATCCGGCCCGGAGCCTGGCCGCTGGCGCTCGCAGCCCTGGCGGCCGGGCAGATCCCGACCTACCTCACGACGTACTACCCCTTCCCCTCGGCCCTGGGAGGCACCCTGGCCAACTGCGTCGAGGCCCTCGTCGTGGTCACGCTCGCACGCCGCGAACCGGGCGGCATCGTCCTGGACTCCCCCGGGAAGGCCGCCCGGTTCGCGGCGTGCGCGGCCGCCGGGGTGGCCCTGGGAGCCTCGGTGTTCACGGCCGGGCACCTTCCGGACCTCACCGGCGCACAGGCCTGGGTGTTGTGGAACGGATACGTCCGCACCCACGCCCTGGGGCTGCTGCTCGTCTCGCCCCTGTTCCTGGTCTCCGCGGGCCGGCTGAGCCTGCTGACCGACCTGCGGCGCCGGGCCACCAACCTGGAGTGGCTCGCCCAGTTCACGGTGACCGGTCTGGTGACGGCGGGTGTGTTCATGAGTGACCAGACGCTGGTGCCCGGTTTCGTCTGCGCGCTGCCCCTGGTCTGGGGCGGGCTCCGCCTGGGACCGCTACGGGCCATGGGTTCCCTGCTGCTCATGGCGCTGCTCACCACGGTCGGGACGCTCGACGGCACCGGGCCGGTCGTGCAGACTCCGCCCGCCGCCCAGACCCTCGCCGTCCAGATCCTCCTGGCGGTCGCGACCCTGTGCACGCTGTTCATCGTGCTCAGCGCCCAGCAGAAGGAGGCCCTCCTGGACCTGGCCTCGAACCGGGAGGCCGACCTGGCCGAGGCCGAGCGGATCGGCGGCGTGGGTTCGGTCGTCTGGGACCTGAGGACCGGAGGGATGCGCTGGAGCGAGGGGGTGTATCAGCAGCTGGGCCGGGATCGGGCGGACCAGCCCCCGGACATGGACGCCTTCATCGCCGCGGTCCATCCGGACGACCAGGCCGGGGTCGTCGCGAGCGCGAGCGACGTCCTGACCACCGGTCAGGCACCCGGCATAGAGTTCCGTCTGCTGCGACCCGACGGTGTCACCCGCAGCATCGTCACGCGCAACAAGACGGAGTACGGGCCCGACGGCAGCGCCGCGTACCTGAGGGCGATGCTGCTCGACGTGACCGCGATGCGGGAGGCCGAGGTGGCCCGTCAGCGCGCGCACGACAAGCTCACCGGTGTGCTGGAGGCGGTCGAGGACGTGGCCATCATCGGCTCGGACCCGCCCGCCAACCTGATCAGCTTCTTCAGCCGGGGTGCGGAGCGCATGCTGGGCTGGCGGGCCCAGGACGTCGTGGGCCGGGAGTCGCCGCTGATCTATCACAGCCGGGCCGACATCGAGCGGGCCGGGCACGACGCGCTGCGCGTCCTGGGCGATGAGCTGCTGGCGGTCGGCCGCAGCAAACGGCGCTCGGTCTGCCGCCGCCGCGACGGCAGCGAGTTCGTGGCGCAGCTGAGCCTGACGGTGATCCCGGACCCGGCGGGGCAGCCGGCGACCTTCGTCGCGGTGGTGGTCGACCTGACCGAGGTGCTGCGGGCCGAGGCCGAGCTCCAGGAGAGCGAGGACCGGTTCCGCCTCGCGTTCGAGGGCGCGCCGCTGTCGATGGCCATCGTGGCGATGGACGAGGACCTGGACGCCCTGGGGCGGATCGTGCGTGCCAACCCGGCGCTGTGCCGGTTCGTCGGCATGGAGCACGACGACCTGGTCGGGCGGCGTCTGGCCGATCTGATGACGCCGGTGCACGCCGGGATCGCCACGGACGACCTGCGGCAGTTGCTGAGCAGCGGCGGGGACACCACGTCGAACGAGCACGCGTTCCACCGGGCCGGCGGCGGCGAGAGCTGGGGTCTGCTGTCCACGTCGGTGGTCCGGCCCGCGGACGGCCGGGCTCCGTACCTCATCACGATGATCGAGGACGTCACCGCCCAGATGCAGCTCACCGAGCGGCTGAGGCACGAGGCGCAGCACGACCCGCTCACCGGTCTGCCCAACCGCCAGATGCTGCACGGCTGTCTGGCCGAAGCCCTGGCCGACGAGGACGTCTCCCGGGGGCCGGTCGCCGTGCTCTACGTCGACCTCGACGGGTTCAAGGGGGTCAACGACGGCATGGGGCACTCGGCCGGGGACGAACTGCTGGTCCAGGTGGCGCGGCGGATCTCGGCCTGTGTGCGGGTCAGTGACGTGGTGGCCCGCCTGGGCGGTGACGAATTCGCCGTGCTGCTGCCCAGACTGGGCGATCTCCCGGCCGCGCGGGGCATCGCCGAGCGCATCGTGCAGAGTCTGGCCGAGCCGTTCACGCTCGAGGGCGCCACCTGCCGGATCGGGGCGAGTGTGGGGATCGCCCTGTCCGGCCCTCCGGGTTCGCCGGGGGCGGCCCAGGACGCGGCGCCGGATCTGCTCGACGCGGCCGACGAGGCGATGTACGACGCGAAACGGGAGGGCAAGGGCCAGGTCCGGGTCAGCGGACGATGA
- a CDS encoding MFS transporter, giving the protein MRSRRARSSALAGVPLSLTALSACAFVMVGASVLAPLLRGDLGLGPTGVGAIASAGYLGALVTSRIGGRLSDSFGPERVIAAGLAVVLAGALLASAASTAAVFYLGIFVIGGGYGHVNPATSVLANPASAHLRGLAMSLKQSGIPVGGMAAGAALPGLGGHLGWRTALAVSGLACLLVCAWALRAGRSVRLRQTGGNRERAVVLAPSRVLLRLPLGYAYGPLVAGVQVTLFAMTAVYLVEERSYTASQAGFGASLLLFGGLLGRPSWGFVSDRFPSHRIGVLQANAVIGAAGIAVLPVVPDVTVSFLLPVIGIGVAGWNGVYMAAVAEARADQVGGSTGTALTLVNVGNVLVPLGTGAVVEHLASWRIALLLCAALCLLAACGLVFAREIVPSGE; this is encoded by the coding sequence ATGCGATCCCGACGTGCGCGTTCCTCCGCCCTGGCCGGCGTTCCCCTGTCACTGACGGCCCTGAGCGCCTGCGCCTTCGTCATGGTGGGCGCCTCGGTCCTGGCCCCGCTCCTGCGAGGCGACCTGGGGCTCGGGCCCACCGGGGTCGGGGCGATCGCCTCGGCCGGATATCTGGGCGCGCTGGTCACCTCCCGCATCGGTGGCCGGCTGAGCGACAGCTTCGGGCCGGAACGGGTCATCGCAGCCGGCCTGGCCGTGGTCCTGGCCGGAGCACTCCTGGCGTCGGCCGCTTCCACGGCGGCGGTGTTCTACCTGGGCATCTTCGTCATCGGGGGCGGGTACGGCCACGTCAACCCCGCCACCTCGGTCCTGGCCAACCCGGCCTCGGCCCATCTCCGGGGTCTGGCGATGAGCCTGAAACAGAGCGGCATCCCGGTCGGCGGAATGGCCGCCGGGGCGGCCCTTCCCGGACTGGGCGGACATCTGGGCTGGCGGACGGCACTCGCGGTCAGCGGCCTGGCCTGCCTGCTGGTGTGCGCATGGGCCCTCCGGGCCGGCCGGTCCGTGCGACTGCGACAGACCGGCGGGAACCGTGAACGGGCCGTGGTCCTGGCGCCCTCCCGTGTCCTCCTGCGCCTGCCGCTCGGGTACGCGTACGGGCCCCTGGTGGCAGGGGTACAGGTCACCCTGTTCGCCATGACCGCGGTCTATCTCGTCGAGGAACGCTCGTACACCGCGTCCCAGGCCGGCTTCGGCGCGTCGCTGCTGCTGTTCGGCGGCCTGCTGGGACGACCCTCCTGGGGCTTCGTCTCCGACCGGTTCCCCTCGCACCGCATCGGCGTGCTGCAGGCCAACGCCGTCATCGGAGCGGCCGGGATCGCGGTTCTGCCCGTGGTTCCCGACGTCACCGTCAGCTTCCTGCTGCCGGTGATCGGGATCGGGGTGGCGGGATGGAACGGCGTCTACATGGCCGCGGTCGCCGAGGCCCGGGCCGACCAGGTCGGCGGATCCACCGGAACGGCGCTCACCCTGGTCAACGTCGGGAACGTCCTCGTCCCCCTGGGAACCGGGGCGGTGGTCGAGCATCTGGCCAGCTGGCGCATCGCCCTGCTGCTGTGCGCAGCACTCTGCCTGCTCGCCGCCTGCGGGCTGGTGTTCGCCCGGGAGATCGTGCCATCCGGCGAATGA
- a CDS encoding GntR family transcriptional regulator yields the protein MAETAERAADQAYRLLRRDIVNGTIGAGERLAETDLAERYGVSRTPIRESIRRLESEGLVEVVAHRGARVVDWSEVDIAAIYDLRALVEGYAARRATSRVTTEDVSRLAKLCDEMERLTDDEGRDALERLELIRQLNSEFHGSVADIAGQHHLTAMRNIVVVAPLVFRMIHTFTRADQVRSNNHHRDLLAAFRAGDPDWAESVMKSHVHAAKSRLLELDV from the coding sequence ATGGCCGAAACAGCGGAACGCGCCGCTGACCAGGCATACCGCCTGCTGCGCCGGGACATCGTCAACGGCACCATCGGGGCCGGCGAGCGGCTGGCCGAGACCGACCTGGCCGAACGCTACGGGGTCAGCCGCACCCCGATCCGCGAGAGCATCCGTCGGCTGGAGTCGGAGGGCCTGGTCGAGGTCGTCGCCCACCGGGGCGCTCGCGTGGTGGACTGGAGCGAGGTCGACATCGCGGCCATCTACGACCTGCGTGCCCTGGTCGAGGGATACGCCGCCCGCCGGGCCACCTCCCGGGTCACCACCGAGGACGTTTCCCGGCTGGCCAAGCTCTGTGACGAGATGGAGCGGCTGACCGACGACGAGGGCCGGGACGCTCTGGAGCGACTCGAGCTGATCCGCCAGCTGAACAGTGAGTTCCACGGCTCCGTGGCCGATATCGCCGGCCAGCACCATCTGACCGCCATGCGCAACATCGTGGTGGTGGCCCCCCTCGTGTTCCGCATGATCCACACGTTCACCCGTGCCGATCAGGTGCGCAGTAACAATCACCACCGGGATCTGCTCGCGGCGTTCCGGGCCGGCGATCCGGACTGGGCCGAGTCCGTCATGAAGTCGCACGTGCACGCGGCCAAGAGCCGGCTGCTGGAACTGGACGTCTGA
- a CDS encoding TetR/AcrR family transcriptional regulator encodes MSPKVSQEHLDARRQQIVDAARDQFATRGFARTSMADIVAGSGLSNGAIYRYFTSKDDIVVAVCAQGSQALPETLTAASVATFLEHVRTQARDTDHGRLVVQIYAEAAVSPALAAVVQGQLADLRARVAELVPPQRKEAAGAIAEAFVSLCAGYSQQVVLRGDVDPAPYVTALMAVIEG; translated from the coding sequence ATGTCTCCGAAGGTCAGCCAGGAACATCTCGACGCGCGCCGTCAGCAGATCGTCGACGCCGCCCGCGACCAGTTCGCCACCCGCGGCTTCGCCCGCACGTCGATGGCCGACATCGTGGCCGGGTCGGGACTGTCCAACGGCGCCATCTACCGCTACTTCACGAGCAAGGACGACATCGTCGTGGCGGTCTGCGCACAGGGCTCCCAGGCCCTGCCCGAAACCCTCACCGCCGCGTCCGTCGCCACCTTCCTCGAGCACGTCCGCACCCAGGCCCGCGACACCGACCACGGCCGCCTCGTGGTGCAGATCTACGCCGAGGCGGCCGTGTCGCCGGCGCTCGCGGCCGTGGTGCAGGGACAACTCGCCGATCTGCGGGCCCGGGTCGCCGAACTGGTTCCGCCGCAACGGAAAGAGGCCGCGGGTGCGATCGCCGAGGCGTTCGTCTCCCTGTGCGCCGGCTACAGCCAGCAGGTGGTGCTGCGCGGCGACGTCGACCCCGCCCCGTACGTCACGGCTCTGATGGCCGTCATCGAGGGGTAG